The proteins below come from a single Chitinophaga pinensis DSM 2588 genomic window:
- a CDS encoding Lrp/AsnC family transcriptional regulator, whose protein sequence is MHFTLDETDLHILDLLQEDARLTNKEIAARLGKSVTSIFERVKRLECEGYIKGYVAILDKKRMGKHVTAFANITLKEHGHDIFQLFEEKVNTFPEVMECYKINGPYDYLLKVMVADLEEYELFITNKLSRLDAVSRINSLFVIAEPKHETALSLTTGQIIKTSKHGKREEGL, encoded by the coding sequence ATGCATTTCACGTTAGATGAAACCGACCTGCACATACTGGACCTGTTACAGGAAGATGCGCGTCTTACCAACAAGGAGATAGCCGCCAGACTGGGAAAATCAGTAACCTCCATATTTGAACGTGTGAAACGGCTTGAATGTGAGGGCTATATCAAAGGCTATGTAGCCATCCTGGATAAAAAACGCATGGGCAAACACGTAACAGCTTTTGCAAATATTACACTTAAAGAGCATGGGCATGATATCTTCCAACTGTTTGAGGAGAAGGTCAATACCTTTCCGGAGGTGATGGAATGTTATAAAATCAATGGTCCTTATGATTATCTGCTGAAGGTGATGGTTGCGGATCTGGAAGAGTACGAACTGTTTATTACCAACAAACTCTCACGGCTGGATGCCGTCAGCAGGATTAACAGTCTTTTTGTAATAGCGGAGCCCAAACATGAGACTGCCTTGTCATTGACTACAGGGCAGATTATCAAGACATCAAAGCATGGTAAAAGGGAGGAAGGTCTCTGA
- the ppsA gene encoding phosphoenolpyruvate synthase, whose product METRIVIPLQALCLEDIPIVGGKCASLGEMIANLTKAGINIPSGFAITTTAYYQFLRQSGLEDYIQEQIAGIDFTSLVTLRRAGQRIRQAISNTKFPHELSTEIISAYMELSREYGQDITDVAVRSSATAEDLPDASFAGQQETYLNVRGPAALIDAVRNCFASLFTDRAISYRQNFGYDHFSIGLSVCIQKMVRSDLGAAGVAFSLDTESGFKDVVVINAAFGLGEMVVQGAVSPDEFIVFKPALNGHHAPIIEKRLGVKDKMMVYGESNDQRTKIIPLDKANQQRFSLRDKQILQLSEWVCRIEEYYSQLKGKWCPMDIEWALDGLSNELFIVQARPETIHSQKEHHTITSYSMEQKATPLLKGIAVGDKIASGKVNILFSLDKRITEGSEFKPGDVLVTDMTDPDWEPIMKMAAAIVTNKGGRTCHAAIVAREMGIPAIVGCGNATELLSSGQDITISCAEGDEGIIYEGIVPFKETSLDLRELPEINTSLMLNVASPSMAFQYSHLPNKGVGLAREEFIINNYIKIHPLALLHHKTLNDAALSAEIIQLIRGYENEEAYFVQKLAYGIAKIAAAFHPGKVIVRFSDFKSNEYYNLLGGKYFEPAEENPMIGWRGASRYYSEKYSAAFALECKAIKKVREEMGLENVVVMIPFCRTVDELLKVLSTMKQYGLERGENGLEVYLMAEIPSNIIMAEEFAAHIDGFSIGSNDLTQLTLGLDRDSALIANLYNERNPAVLRMISMLISTAKKQHVKVGICGQGPSDFPDFTKFLVEQGIDSISVTPDALTKTVKAIHEAEAMLSLHTPAHIL is encoded by the coding sequence ATGGAAACACGAATTGTAATTCCTCTTCAGGCATTATGCCTGGAGGATATCCCTATCGTAGGTGGTAAGTGCGCCTCACTTGGAGAAATGATTGCCAACCTCACCAAAGCAGGTATTAACATACCCTCCGGCTTCGCTATCACCACAACAGCCTATTATCAGTTTCTGCGTCAAAGTGGCCTGGAAGATTATATCCAGGAACAGATCGCTGGTATTGACTTTACCTCGCTGGTGACCCTGAGACGAGCGGGACAACGCATCCGCCAGGCAATCAGTAATACCAAATTTCCGCATGAACTCAGTACAGAGATCATTAGTGCCTATATGGAACTCTCCCGGGAATATGGTCAGGACATTACAGACGTAGCCGTACGTTCTTCCGCTACCGCAGAAGACCTCCCGGATGCATCCTTTGCCGGACAGCAGGAAACTTATCTGAATGTCAGAGGACCAGCCGCATTGATCGATGCCGTACGCAACTGCTTCGCATCTCTCTTCACTGACAGAGCCATCAGCTACCGACAAAATTTTGGATATGACCACTTCAGTATAGGCTTATCCGTTTGTATACAGAAGATGGTCCGCTCAGATCTCGGTGCTGCCGGCGTCGCCTTTTCCCTGGATACAGAATCAGGTTTCAAAGATGTGGTTGTCATCAACGCCGCTTTCGGACTGGGAGAAATGGTCGTACAGGGAGCTGTATCTCCTGATGAATTTATCGTATTCAAACCTGCGCTCAACGGGCATCACGCGCCCATCATTGAAAAACGCCTGGGCGTGAAAGACAAAATGATGGTGTATGGTGAAAGTAATGACCAACGCACCAAGATCATCCCGCTTGACAAAGCCAATCAGCAAAGATTCTCATTACGCGATAAACAGATTTTGCAACTTTCCGAATGGGTATGCAGAATAGAAGAATACTATTCGCAGCTCAAAGGAAAATGGTGTCCGATGGATATAGAATGGGCCTTAGATGGGCTCAGCAACGAATTATTCATCGTACAGGCCCGCCCCGAAACCATTCACTCACAGAAAGAACATCATACGATCACCTCCTATAGTATGGAACAAAAAGCGACGCCCTTATTAAAAGGGATTGCAGTAGGAGATAAGATCGCGTCCGGAAAAGTGAATATCCTTTTCTCACTGGACAAACGTATTACCGAAGGTTCGGAATTCAAACCCGGCGATGTACTCGTTACAGATATGACAGATCCCGATTGGGAACCTATCATGAAAATGGCAGCCGCTATTGTGACCAATAAAGGAGGACGTACCTGTCATGCTGCTATTGTAGCAAGAGAAATGGGGATTCCCGCCATCGTAGGCTGCGGCAACGCTACTGAGTTACTCAGTTCCGGTCAGGATATTACCATCAGCTGTGCAGAAGGTGATGAAGGCATCATTTATGAAGGAATCGTGCCTTTCAAAGAAACTTCGCTTGATCTGCGGGAACTGCCTGAGATCAATACATCGCTGATGCTGAATGTCGCCTCTCCTTCAATGGCATTTCAATATTCACATCTTCCCAACAAGGGCGTCGGACTAGCCAGGGAAGAATTCATCATTAACAACTACATTAAAATACACCCGCTTGCCTTATTGCATCATAAAACATTGAACGATGCGGCACTAAGCGCAGAGATCATACAATTGATCAGAGGATATGAAAATGAAGAAGCCTACTTTGTACAAAAGCTAGCCTATGGCATTGCGAAGATTGCCGCTGCATTTCATCCAGGTAAAGTGATTGTACGTTTCTCCGATTTCAAGAGCAACGAATACTACAATCTGCTGGGAGGAAAGTACTTCGAACCAGCAGAAGAAAATCCTATGATCGGTTGGAGAGGTGCATCCAGGTATTATTCTGAGAAATATAGCGCAGCCTTCGCGCTTGAATGCAAAGCCATCAAAAAGGTAAGAGAGGAAATGGGACTGGAGAATGTAGTCGTCATGATCCCTTTCTGCCGAACAGTCGACGAACTGCTGAAGGTACTAAGTACCATGAAACAGTATGGTCTTGAAAGAGGGGAAAACGGTCTGGAAGTATACCTGATGGCCGAGATACCTTCTAATATCATTATGGCAGAAGAATTCGCCGCGCATATTGATGGTTTTTCCATCGGGTCCAATGACCTTACACAACTGACATTAGGACTCGACCGCGACTCTGCACTGATTGCGAATCTCTATAATGAGCGCAATCCGGCTGTATTAAGAATGATCAGTATGCTGATCAGTACCGCTAAAAAGCAACATGTGAAAGTAGGTATCTGCGGACAAGGCCCTTCTGATTTTCCCGACTTCACAAAGTTTCTCGTTGAACAGGGAATTGATAGTATATCAGTCACACCAGATGCGTTGACGAAAACAGTGAAGGCCATCCATGAAGCAGAAGCAATGCTTAGCTTACATACACCGGCACACATTTTATAA
- a CDS encoding M57 family metalloprotease, which produces MRTRIASLAVTITAMSAFLFACKKEDAQTRSQVLVNHEIQARVDEKYLQKIHDLGFDTSGVKNYDSIFVVEGDRAISRKFLDEYNVRKDANAKYATATNLWTLGTQIKVFLPSTVLGESRYYNGAVKAIQEWNSAHSALSFYATYYATDPAYSFQIVYGTLPSGVYAMGDYPGFSNFNGVNGYQIILNKTLIDSQNLSADQIAWLIAHEIGHMMGLRHSDWNTQGEGVADNGQVIGNVDLPAFTEADAAGSIMRKNFVPSTNDGFILFNESGKDAEVIRALYPGSACNLYPHINLPASGTQATYNNIGTLYPSYRVKLSELIAVEWDIKNSANVSVATWNDSDISFHFPSNLPKGTYNVFHRVRTTTCPNGTQIVKLIQIL; this is translated from the coding sequence ATGAGAACCCGTATTGCCTCTTTAGCAGTTACCATTACTGCGATGTCTGCTTTTTTATTTGCCTGTAAAAAAGAGGATGCACAAACCCGCAGCCAAGTCCTGGTGAACCATGAAATTCAAGCGCGTGTAGATGAAAAGTATCTGCAGAAGATCCATGATCTCGGATTTGATACATCCGGCGTAAAAAATTATGATTCAATTTTTGTAGTAGAAGGAGATCGTGCTATTTCAAGAAAATTTCTGGATGAATACAACGTCAGAAAGGATGCAAATGCAAAGTACGCAACCGCTACTAATCTCTGGACACTCGGTACACAGATCAAAGTGTTTTTACCGTCAACTGTCCTTGGAGAATCCCGTTATTATAACGGCGCTGTAAAAGCGATCCAGGAATGGAACAGTGCACATTCTGCCCTGAGCTTTTATGCTACCTACTATGCAACTGATCCGGCATACAGTTTCCAGATCGTTTATGGTACCCTGCCTTCAGGTGTGTATGCAATGGGAGATTATCCAGGATTTTCTAACTTCAATGGTGTGAACGGTTATCAGATCATCCTGAACAAAACCCTGATCGATTCACAGAATCTTAGCGCTGACCAGATCGCCTGGCTGATCGCACACGAAATCGGTCACATGATGGGACTGCGTCACAGCGACTGGAATACACAAGGTGAAGGTGTTGCTGACAATGGTCAGGTGATCGGTAACGTCGATCTGCCTGCTTTTACCGAAGCTGATGCTGCCGGTTCAATCATGCGTAAGAACTTCGTACCTTCTACTAATGACGGATTTATACTGTTTAATGAAAGCGGTAAAGATGCTGAAGTAATCAGAGCATTATACCCAGGTTCTGCATGTAACCTTTATCCTCACATCAACCTGCCGGCATCTGGTACACAGGCTACCTATAACAACATTGGTACGCTGTATCCTTCTTACAGAGTAAAACTGTCTGAACTGATTGCTGTAGAGTGGGATATCAAAAACAGCGCTAATGTAAGCGTGGCTACATGGAACGATTCTGACATATCTTTCCATTTCCCTTCCAATCTGCCAAAAGGTACATACAATGTGTTCCACAGGGTAAGGACGACTACCTGTCCTAATGGTACTCAGATTGTAAAACTGATCCAGATTTTATAA